A window of Benincasa hispida cultivar B227 chromosome 9, ASM972705v1, whole genome shotgun sequence genomic DNA:
ATAATATTCTATCTACTCTTACAGTGTACATTAATGATTAACGTTTTATTGTCGCTTGCAAGCCACTATGCTGCTGCTACCCTGAAGCTTTCCCAACCTGATAATGAAGACAGGAAAGCAAGAGCTTTAGAAGCAGCTGCTAGGGAGCTGGACAGGCTCTTCAGAAAGAAAGATTTTAGTAGAATGAAGGTCATCTCGTCCCACCTTTTGTATGCTTTCTAATGAATTTGCAGTTGAAACTATTACTTGCCGTAAGTTGATGTTGACCAGATCTTTCAATATGTGTTTTAACGTACAATACCTGTTTACTACAAGCTTTGACGACTTACACTAGTAAGATATGCCATTGATGACATTTAATTGCTTCCATTAATGTTCACTTCTCTCAAGACCTCATTTGAGTCTATAGCCATGTTTGGCCATAGTCTCTTTGGGGCATTCTCAAGAAATGAGTTCTCTTATTTTGGGAAGCTTAAGCCAAGATTGATAGTTGAGTATTTCCTTATGTTCATACAATCTACATCAATCTTGGCTTCTTGTAGGCAGAAAGGATGAAGCAGAGCGTCTATAGTTTTACTTAGTTGGTCCAATCCCATTGCATTAGTGAATAAATTGTTTTCCAGCGATTCTTTTTCCACTTGAAAATGAAAGGACTAGTATTTACATCTATTTTATAGGTGATTGGACAATTCAACCTCGGATTTATCATTGGGAAGTTAGATCAAGATCTATTCATTGTTGACCAGGTGATTTTCCTTGCATCATATTGGACTCTTTTGCTAAATTATTTTCATGTTATACCAAAATTTCAATGTATTAatggaaatattcaaattttagcATGCTGCTGATGAGAAGTACAATTTTGAGCGACTGTCACAATCGACAATTTTGAACCAACAGCCTTTACTACGGTGAGGGGCTTTGCTGTTCTTTATCTTTGTTTTAGTTTCTGTTAGAATGAGAATGAGAAATTATCGTGAGATACACTGGTTAGCAGAGATtgagaagaggaaaaaaaaaaaaaaaaagtttggtgTAAAATCCTTCTCTGTTTTTCTAAGGTCTTCTTTAATTATTCTTGCAGGCCGTTGAGGTTGGAATTATCTGCTGAAGAAGAAGTTGTCGTTTCAATTCACATGGACGTATTCAGGTGATTGTAGTTTTTGGGAAAATTATTCTCTTACTCAAGAAAGGACCCCataattgattgattttataCCAGAAAGACtgtatcttttctttttctctccttGTGAGAGTTTGCATCTCCTAAACATTTAATCTTTTTCATTACATCAATGAGAAgttgtttcttgtttaaaataataataataataattcaacaAAGGATGCTAATTTTAAAAGGAAAGGAAGTATATAATAAAAAAGTCTAAAATACAATCTCAACACAAATATACTACAGACATATCTACAATCATATTTCTGTCTCTGCGTCTGCTATAATTTGGTAGTCTCTCTCTATGCATCTACGATAGAAGAGTTCTATGGACTATGGAGAACAAATAGTTAGAAATTCATTCATTTTAGGTTCCCAACACAGATCAGAAATATCAAATATGTCATGACCTATTTATCTAGCTATGTAGTGCGTTCAATATTTGAGCTGTACAATAATTCTGCATCCTTTGTATGACTCATACTAGCTAGTATCAATTTGTTTTTAGGTACCATTGTGGTGCAAACAGTTCCCATTTTCTCATTCCCATCATTAAAATTTTGCTGATTATTTGGCTGAACCTTATCCTCGTCATCTGTTGAAATCAAATTCTATACTCTGGTGACAGGAAAAATGGATTTACTATAGAGGAAGATCCACGTGCTCTATCCAGCAATCGATTCAGATTAAAAGCTGTCCcttttagtaaaaatataacattcgGAGTTGAAGGTGGTTCTCGTTTGCTTCGGTGATGGTACTTTAGTAACATAACCGTTAGTTAAGAGTTTATTTTACCATGTAGATACAGCGCTTTCATATTCGATTTCACAATTTTAGATATGGTAGTTGCAAGTCATGGTTATTCACATCAAATTGAACTGGGAATAATTGTATGGATGTGCAGAGAGATATGAGAAATACCGAATATGGTGCGAGTAAAAGTTACAAGGAATGGGTTGTCTGTTGGCATGTAGTATACTTGTTTTTTGATTTCCAGACTTCCTGCCTTGATCATTCTATAAGACAATGTAAATGCTGAGGTCTCATTATTCAAGATACAGAGAACTGTTAGGTTGAATTGCTTGTATTTTATAGGATACTTCCTGCTGTTTTCCAGCAAAACATGCAGTGTGATTACTATAATAACAATAGTGGTGGATCTGAAACAGATGTTAAGGACCTGATTTCTACACTTGCTGATAGCGAAGGTGAATGTTCTATAATCGGCTCTTATCGGATGGACACTGCTGATTCAGTCTGCCCTTCCCGAGTTCGAGCAATGTTAGCATCTCGGGCATGTAGATCTTCTGTTATGATTGGGGATCCTCTAGGGAGAAATGAAATGCAGAAGGTGACACTCTATGCTGTATCTCTCTTTTAAGGAATCTGACTTgaaaaaattaagttccttccATTGCTTGCAAGCCTGTGAATCCCTTTGAGCGTAAATAATAGTAGCAGCCACCTCCTGATATGGTTGTTTGTTTCAGATACTGGAGCATTTGGCAGAACTGAAATCTCCTTGGAACTGTCCTCATGGAAGGCCAACCATgagacatttggtggatcttacgACAATTAAAAGGTCTGAAGAAAGTGACGCTGATTGTTGaatgtttcttctttttcattcttcttcttctcctctcttTGGTTTAGAATGTGGAATCCAAATTACGGGGTAGCTTTAATTTATCAGGTTAACCTGAAATCCATGTGAGATTTAGTCCTCTGCTTGTGAAATTTGTAAATAATTAGGAGATATAATTAAGCCATCCTTGTGTAAAATTTAAACAGGTGTATTAATGAGAAGGTGCATGCGGACCCTTCTATTCTGGCATAGGCTTCTTGtctctattctttttttttcccattgtaTTGGTGCATGCGATGATCTTGGTTTAACTACTGTCGTAAGAGGCGTGTGATAACAATCATCTAACATTTGCTTCATAAATAACATTGGCTAAATTTCTttatcaaaaaaatatttttaaaaaaaaatNNNNNNNNNNNATTAAGATAAACAATTGAGATCACGCTTGTTCTAAGGGACATGTAATTCATCGATGATAACCTAAAAAACGAACCTTATTTGATTAGGTTTATTGTTTAGTTGTGTTTCATAATCGTATTGAACTGAGGCGGTcccaaatttgtaattaaaataaGATATCGGATTAAAAAGTGGAGGGTGTTCAACTGAATTCTGTTTAAAACTATGCCAAGTCACTACCTTTACTATTATTATAGTAATATAAGAAATATGAATCTTTCACATTTACTACCATCATCATTTGATATATGTGATATtcagaattttattttattatgtttatgATTGAAGTCCATTACAATTAATCTATCAATAGAATCCCATTGTAATGGTCTTCAGATGGTCTTTgcaggaaggaaaaaaaaaaccatccaAATAGGAAGAACCAACAATACTAAGACGTAAATTTTACcgatttgttttttcaaaataataataataataataatttacgGATttctgaaaaataaattttgcttgtgtacttttgaaaattttgtttcattttagtcgatgttttcaattttagtccCAGTCTGTCATGGTCTttatttcaaacaaaatttattcATCAACTTAGGAAAGTCTGGTCAAAATGAAATCGACTAAAATCTAGCATAATTGAGTTGGAAAGTAAACAGATAAGATCTTAGAAGTTCATATAACAAACTCGAACTTTatataaaactcaaactaaaGAGAAGAAACCAAACTTGAGATTCTTGGATAGGGGCACTTTCTCAAAAAATTTGTCAAGTCATCCCTGATTTCCTAGGTAATTTTTAGGTAATTTTCACAGCCAACCGAACCATGGAATTCTCCAAATTACTGAACATCATAAACTGAGCATCATAAACAATTCTAAGCAAACCGTATCATAAACTGAGAAAAAGGCCCACACAGCTCAGTTCAACTCATTCTTAATGCATCTATAAACTAGAGAAATAATATCTTCCCTGGATTGCAAAGATTTTAAGCAGTTCAAAAATAGCAGTTCCAGTGAAATACAGTGAAATAGGCCACATCATAAAGCTCAAAAATTCAAGCCACAACTATGAAAACATTATAGAATGCTTGGTTATTTATGAACCCTGCAAAATCATGTGCTAGCTGCAGCTTCCTTTTTCTCTTCTGAGGACCCAACTCCACCTTTGATTTCAGCCTCCGGCTTCGCAGCTTCGCTTTTTTCTGGCTTTGACACCTCTTGTTCTATAAGATAAAACAGATTATCATCAACACAAAACAGCTAATTGATCCCTTCAACCAAATATAGCAAACGAGCTACAGCCAACATAAAAGAGTGAACAATGTTGTCGAAATACTGTCGACATTATTTCAATTGCCTATAATAATTCAACCACTTCAGATACAATTGCCAGACCTCAGGCACAATAATAAAGCATTCTGCATTGCTTAAGAAAAATGGGAACTTACCATCATCATCGCTCTCGTCGGAGTCATTATCATCTCCCATATCTCCCATGTCTCCCATGTCCATGTCACCCATGCCACCCATACCGCCAAATTTCTGCAAGATAAAACATTGATTAGAACAAGATATAGAGATACGGAATAAAGCAACCAGTTCAACTAACACATCCTTACCGAAAAGTCCATGCCTCCCAAATCCAAGTCACCTAGACCAGCAGTTCCTGAAAAACCAAAAGACAGACAATACACATTAGAAACGCAagaaaggattaaaaaaaattatagttcaCAGTAAAAACCCAACAACTTGAGGCACGGCAGGACTACCATTATCTTCATCCTCATCCACCCATTTGTCCCAATCTACTTTGACATAATGGGGTGGCTTTCCATCTCCACGCAATAGCTTTTTCCACCATCCCTTCTCTGCCTTTTCTAGTATGCAGAATATGCTCCGAACTCCAATGTTAACTTTACTTTCCTGTTAGAACAAGAACTCTGTGTTGTCAAACTGTATATCATacatttcttcaaattttcctGACAACTAGAAATTAGATGCAAACTACAGGGTCCATTCATTATATAAAAGCCTACTCTAAATGGAAAggccatggcaggaattatgaGAGAAGTAATGTCTACTTACCTCAACATTAACTTTATCGAAGAGCTCCAACTTCAGTTCATAATGGTGATTCTCTGAACCAGCACTACCAGAGAAAGTGAATACTCCATCCGGCTCAAGATTAACCTTAGAATCCTTTGAGTCAGGGAGTTGTACAGTGATAAAGACCTTGTCCAGTCTCTGAGCCCATTTCACCTCAGGATGACGACTACATTTATTAAACAAATGTTATCAACAATCACAGATGTATGAATAAGTTGTAACAGTCTCAAAAGGTATGTTCATATAGGAAATCCTCAAAAGTATGAATTTAACTAAATCGTGTTTATGAGTCCACATATCAAAGAGCCAGCCACCTAATCACAAGTTGAAACGACAAGCCAAGAAGctgttttgaaatcaaattcagcaaaaaaaaaaaaaaaaaaaaaaaaaggctaacGAGATAGGGCCTCAGTTAACCAAGTTGGAAACAAATCTCAGCTTTAAGTTGACCCAACAACTTACAGATTAATTTCAAGCCCCTAtaagttaaaaacaaaaatgcaaGCCGACCAAATGTACAGTACATGATGTCAACAGAAAACTTGaataaatatatgtttgaaaaataataCTGGGACCCTTGTGAGAAAACACTGCACACAAGAAGaaatatcaacaaaaaaaaaaaaagaaaaaaaaaaagcatgggTGATACCAGAATCAAAACTTACAACCATCCCAACTAAGAAAAACAGGAACTTCTTAAAACCCTAAATAAACCACCATGATATTCCCACAATTCTCAGCTCAAAACCAACCAAGCCTTTACAAATTCCAAGCCCGAAAATCACATCAATTAGGGGGGGGAAACCATTTGGTAAGACATTTCTACCCAACAACTCACAAGATAGACTCTGATTCCCAACACCCAAagtaaaagagagaaaatcagCAACGAATCTACAATGATCTCATATATTTGGCACAACCCAGTACAGTTGGAGAAGTAAAAATGGGGAAAATGAAGATCACAAAATCACAGATCAAAAAGACACCCAAAAGAATGCAATCTACGGAAAAATCAaggttgagagagagagagagagagcagcAATTTACCTCATTGCTTCGGATTATACAAAGATGATGTAGAAAGTGAAAAACCCTAGAGAAAGTGAAAGGAAGAGGGGAAGAAGAAACAGAAACCCTAAGGCAGAAGATAAGCCAAGTGGGCGGTATGAGTTGTGGGAAATAAAAGAAGAGGGAATGAGGGTTCTAGTACTTTCTAGCTACAATCTTCCTCACTTCTTTGGATGCcttaacttttcaattttgtgttgaaTTTGGCTTCCATTCTATGGTCATGGGCTCATATTATTCTTATTGGGCTTTTGCTTGCCCTAGATCCAACAATACCCTCTATTATTTTCTTATTGGATTTCATTGAAGGGAAGAATGTAAGTGATGGGATGGGTGGGCATTtagaattttttctttttctttcttttgtgcTCATTATGCAAATTGGGTTGCTTACTGTGTTGCCTGTTACGGCgttggacttttttttttttatttcgagggacaaattagattttttatttctttgactagatttatgattaattaatagtgattttttttttgttttctttgcgTTAtgaggtttaaaaaaaaaaatactctctaacaaattcaaatatttaaacatatttggtttgtgatccaaaaatttgttttaaaaaaacgaaaaataaattattttttcactatatttgaaaacattttttgttccgatttcaaaatttaaaaattgtgttTAGTTGTTAATTTGAAAATGCATGTGTTGCAACCAAAAGGCATATAATATCCTTCATTTAATTAAGCAGGTTTACcgtttaaaacaattatccttaattataatctaatattTAATCAGTTTTAATTAAGCTCAATCcttagtaattttaattttaattaaataatataaaaatatattttaatagacAAATATGTTATACGAAAAgtgaaaatagataaaaatagGATATGTTAATAAAGAATATTgcttttttctaaaataaatatgatataaataatgaatgaaataataaataataaactagtTATAAATAATCAACAATGATCATATGTTCATCATGaaagatcaaattaaaattgatctcaataaataatcgtttatttataaaaaaaaaatgttagtaatcaattattattattgaataatgaatttttttactaactaaatttaactaattaagtaaatattttaatagattattattaatttattaaaacaaatatttatattgatttaGTGAAAGtaatattaattagttaattagttaactatattcaaaatgaaattaggtataaaatgaaaaatagaaaatgatgGAATAAAGAGACCATAGTTTTGGGTGGGAAAAGAAAACTCTTATATGTGGGCAAAAAGGATGCTTTGGAATAGTTAATTCCCCAGGCAATGTATTGAAAGTTGCAAAACAAATATGGATTTTGGATGTCTGTGTCAATTCTCATTCAGAAAACCCTTTAACCAAATGACCCTTTAGGATATATTTGGCTAATGAGTTGGGAAGTAGAGTTGTGAACTTCACTTCTTATTTGGCTCAAGGAGCTTGTGGGTCAcactactaaaaaaaatcaattttatacctTAACAAATCTTTACACTGAAGAACATGACTCCAATGgccctttttttttaaacaaacttTTATGTAACAGATCTtcaaaaatatgtatataagaagatcaaaataaaaaagagagattAGGGAAATGGTGTAGAGTGAACTTATCTTTACAGTTTTCTTCAAGAAGATTTCACTCCTTTCCGTGGATGGAGGCTATCCTTCGCCGAACCACGTACAACGTGTGTTCTACTCTTTCTTCTCCATCATTCTTTATGCTTGCATGTGTTGCCTTTGTTTTCCCTTGCCAAATCGCCATGTGAGAGAAATTGAGGGTTAGAGAGAATTTTTCCTTTCGAAAGAGAAGAACTGAAAGATAATTCTGAATAataaagggaaagagaagacTTACCTCACGTGTGATTAAGTATGCAACATGGCACTATGTAAACCACACTCGGCAGCTACCACATCTCATAATTTGAATCAGAATCAACTTGAGCCTATTTTCTTTCCCTGTCAATTGGGCCCaataaattggtatcagaacaaaGACTTTCAAGAAATCAATTCTTGGAGAGCCAAGATTCAAATTCTGATTCAATATGGCAGTAGCaagattcaaaattgaaaattttgatggaaAAGGTGATTTTGGCTTATGGAAAGTCAAAATCAGAGTCATTCTTAGTCAGCAAAAAGTTCACAAGGCACTTTTAGATCCATCAACTCTCCCAACAATAATCACAACAAAGGAAAAGGAAGATATGAAGTTGGAAGCCTTGATGCTTGAATACTTGACTCAagagccactaatcacgttcgttcttctttatagggaattagttccttctaGCAACTCGAATTGAGTGAAATGATGCTCAAGGTTGGAGCGGGAGACACCATTTTAGCTCTGCAATGGGAGCTGCTAAGTTGTTTTTTAGAAgtagattttttgtttttagaaaacgtATATATTGCTCCCAAAATGAGAaggaaccttgtttctatttcctATTTAATGGAACAATTGCACTCtgcgttcattatgaaaaatggtatgactaattattcagctaaactagaaaacaacttatacgtgttaagaccaactgaatcaaagacacttttaaatcatgagatgtttaaaattgctaatactaaaaaaaagacaaagaatttctccaagtaacaatgatacTATCTTTGACATTTGAGATTAGAccacataaatctcgatagaATCGGGAGATGggtagaagatgattcattatctccatgtgaatcttgtctctaaggtaaaatgactaaaagaccttttagtggaaaatgttatagagtcaaagagcccttagagcttatacattcaaatctttatggtccaatgaatgtaaaggctagagaagggtacaaatacttcatttctttcatagatgattatttaaggtatggttacttatacctaatggaacata
This region includes:
- the LOC120084985 gene encoding uncharacterized protein OsI_027940; this translates as MSRHPEVKWAQRLDKVFITVQLPDSKDSKVNLEPDGVFTFSGSAGSENHHYELKLELFDKVNVEESKVNIGVRSIFCILEKAEKGWWKKLLRGDGKPPHYVKVDWDKWVDEDEDNGTAGLGDLDLGGMDFSKFGGMGGMGDMDMGDMGDMGDDNDSDESDDDEQEVSKPEKSEAAKPEAEIKGGVGSSEEKKEAAAST